One region of Micromonospora lupini genomic DNA includes:
- a CDS encoding class I SAM-dependent methyltransferase: MSELSSTFVRLHARLAPVPFVPEVRLHQADEPIGLWELTEGEFSSDRPPPFWAFAWAGGQALARYVTDHPELVAGRRVLDLASGSGLVAIAAARAGAASVRAVEVDELAVAAVALNAEANGVRVDAEFGDILDGDAGDAEVVLAGDVFYSEAMARRVLRFLLRATRAGAPALVGDPGRAFLPRDRFDELAAYDVPVSEALESVRVKRTTVWQLRAGLPGAAG; the protein is encoded by the coding sequence GTGTCCGAGCTCTCCAGCACGTTCGTCCGGCTGCACGCCCGGCTGGCCCCGGTCCCCTTCGTTCCCGAGGTGCGCCTGCACCAGGCGGACGAACCGATCGGGCTGTGGGAGCTGACCGAGGGCGAGTTCTCCAGCGACCGGCCGCCGCCGTTCTGGGCCTTCGCCTGGGCCGGCGGGCAGGCACTCGCCCGGTACGTCACCGACCACCCGGAGCTGGTCGCCGGCCGCCGGGTGCTCGACCTCGCCTCCGGCTCCGGCCTGGTGGCCATCGCCGCCGCCCGGGCCGGCGCGGCGTCCGTGCGGGCCGTCGAGGTGGACGAGCTGGCCGTCGCGGCGGTCGCGCTCAACGCCGAGGCCAACGGGGTACGCGTCGACGCCGAGTTCGGCGACATCCTCGACGGCGACGCGGGCGACGCCGAGGTGGTGCTCGCCGGGGACGTGTTCTACAGCGAGGCGATGGCCCGCCGGGTGCTGCGGTTCCTGCTGCGCGCCACCCGGGCCGGGGCGCCGGCGCTCGTCGGTGACCCCGGCCGGGCGTTCCTGCCCCGGGACCGCTTCGACGAGTTGGCCGCGTACGACGTGCCGGTGTCGGAGGCCCTGGAGAGCGTCCGGGTGAAGCGCACCACCGTCTGGCAGTTGCGCGCCGGCCTGCCGGGGGCTGCCGGCTAG
- the bioD gene encoding dethiobiotin synthase, giving the protein MLVTGTDTEVGKTVVTAAIAAAAQAAGLRVAVVKPGQTGTAGGEPGDVDAVNRLAAPLTGRTLASFPDPLAPLAAARVADLPPLELYAAVDAVREEADKHDLVLVEGAGGLLVPMGLRPSGEQWTMADLAVSLGAPAVVVTRAGLGTLNHTALTLEALDRRAVPAGVVIGAWPASPELVHWTNLTDLVPNLMGAVPAGAGAIDPGVFRRSAPGWLTPALHGVLDDWRVWAEESS; this is encoded by the coding sequence GTGCTCGTCACCGGCACCGACACCGAGGTGGGCAAGACGGTGGTCACCGCGGCGATCGCGGCTGCCGCGCAGGCCGCCGGCCTGCGGGTGGCGGTGGTCAAGCCGGGTCAGACCGGCACGGCCGGTGGGGAGCCGGGCGACGTGGACGCGGTCAATCGGCTGGCGGCCCCGCTGACCGGTCGCACGCTTGCCAGTTTTCCGGATCCGCTCGCCCCGCTGGCAGCCGCCCGGGTCGCGGACCTGCCGCCGCTGGAGCTGTACGCGGCGGTGGACGCGGTCCGGGAGGAGGCGGACAAGCACGACCTGGTCCTGGTGGAGGGGGCCGGTGGCCTGCTGGTGCCGATGGGGCTGCGCCCGTCGGGCGAGCAATGGACGATGGCCGACCTGGCGGTGTCGCTCGGCGCGCCCGCGGTGGTGGTCACCCGCGCCGGGTTGGGCACGCTCAACCACACCGCGCTGACCCTGGAGGCGCTGGACCGTCGGGCGGTGCCGGCCGGCGTGGTGATCGGCGCCTGGCCGGCGTCGCCTGAGCTGGTGCACTGGACGAACCTGACCGACCTGGTGCCGAACCTGATGGGCGCGGTGCCAGCCGGCGCGGGCGCGATCGATCCGGGGGTGTTCCGGCGGTCGGCGCCGGGTTGGCTCACTCCGGCGCTGCACGGCGTGCTCGACGACTGGCGCGTCTGGGCCGAGGAGAGCAGCTGA
- a CDS encoding ABC transporter ATP-binding protein, protein MITLRGLTKRFGATVAVDALTVDIAPGRVTGFLGPNGAGKSTTMRMILGLDRPTAGTALVDGRSYRELRRPLHEVGALLDARAIHPTRSGRAHLLAMARSNGIPARRVDEVLDTVGLDGRAAAKPGRTLSLGMGQRLGIAGALLGDPPVLMFDEPVNGLDPDGVRWVRHLLRSLAGQGRTVFVSSHLMSEMQLTADQLVVIGRGRLLADAPVGDVIAGSGQAVRVRSPHPEGLATLAARLAAHGATVEPDGPDELTVTGTTVDRIGDLAYELGVRLHELSPHGASLEQAFMELTADSVEYAGGPTGGDAR, encoded by the coding sequence ATGATCACATTACGTGGGTTGACGAAACGGTTCGGGGCGACAGTCGCGGTCGACGCGCTGACCGTCGACATCGCGCCCGGCCGGGTCACCGGTTTCCTCGGGCCCAACGGCGCCGGCAAGTCCACCACCATGCGGATGATCCTCGGCCTGGACCGGCCCACCGCCGGAACGGCGCTCGTCGACGGCCGGTCGTACCGGGAGCTGCGGCGACCGCTGCACGAGGTGGGCGCCCTGCTCGACGCCCGGGCCATCCACCCCACCCGGTCCGGGCGCGCGCACCTGCTGGCCATGGCCCGCAGCAACGGCATCCCCGCCCGGCGGGTCGACGAGGTGCTCGACACCGTCGGGCTGGACGGGCGTGCCGCCGCCAAACCGGGCCGCACCCTGTCCCTGGGCATGGGCCAGCGGCTCGGCATCGCCGGGGCGCTGCTCGGCGATCCGCCGGTGCTGATGTTCGACGAGCCGGTGAACGGCCTCGACCCGGACGGGGTGCGCTGGGTCCGGCACCTGTTGCGCTCCCTGGCCGGGCAGGGCCGCACGGTCTTCGTCTCCAGCCACCTGATGAGCGAGATGCAGCTCACCGCCGACCAGCTCGTGGTGATCGGCCGGGGACGACTGCTCGCCGACGCCCCGGTCGGCGACGTCATCGCGGGCAGTGGGCAGGCCGTACGGGTCCGCAGCCCGCACCCGGAGGGGCTCGCCACCCTCGCCGCCCGTCTGGCCGCGCACGGCGCCACAGTCGAACCGGACGGCCCGGACGAGCTGACCGTCACCGGGACCACAGTCGACCGGATCGGTGACCTGGCGTACGAGCTGGGGGTGCGGTTGCACGAACTGAGCCCGCACGGCGCGTCGCTGGAGCAGGCGTTCATGGAACTGACCGCCGACAGCGTCGAGTACGCCGGCGGTCCGACCGGAGGTGACGCACGATGA
- a CDS encoding ABC transporter permease, with protein MSTQTVVGSRPTVAPAVTAPAAFRAAVAAEWTKLVSVRSTWWTMLAGLLVMAASAGQLAIYAANANTNDDPADDLGIVAVGSVLIDAVDLTQYAVLALGLLAITTEFTSGTIRSTLQCTPARGRVLLAKAVVAGAVTFVLGLLLGGVGALVARPVLGEWGSAPTAATIGDIAAVATYLALVSVLALGLGAALRSAVLTIVVLFATLMIVPLSLQEPDIAVLNRIADAFPGVAGGHFMAGDTEPYPGAVGLLVLAGWASAALLLGRAALRRRDA; from the coding sequence ATGAGCACGCAGACAGTGGTGGGAAGCCGTCCCACCGTCGCGCCGGCCGTCACCGCGCCGGCCGCCTTCCGCGCCGCCGTGGCCGCCGAGTGGACCAAGCTGGTCTCGGTACGCAGCACCTGGTGGACGATGCTGGCCGGGCTGCTCGTGATGGCCGCGAGCGCCGGACAACTCGCCATCTACGCGGCCAACGCCAACACCAACGACGACCCGGCCGACGACCTGGGCATCGTCGCCGTCGGCAGCGTGCTGATCGACGCGGTCGATCTCACCCAGTACGCCGTGCTGGCGCTGGGTCTGCTCGCCATCACCACCGAGTTCACCAGCGGCACCATCCGGAGCACCCTGCAGTGCACCCCGGCACGCGGCCGGGTGCTCCTGGCCAAGGCCGTGGTGGCCGGCGCCGTCACCTTCGTCCTCGGGCTGCTGCTCGGCGGTGTCGGCGCCCTGGTCGCCCGGCCGGTGCTCGGCGAGTGGGGCAGCGCGCCGACCGCCGCCACGATCGGCGACATCGCGGCGGTGGCGACCTACCTGGCCCTGGTCAGCGTCCTCGCGCTCGGCCTCGGCGCGGCACTGCGCAGCGCGGTGCTCACGATCGTCGTGCTCTTCGCCACCCTGATGATCGTGCCGCTGTCCCTGCAGGAACCGGACATCGCCGTCCTGAACCGGATCGCGGACGCGTTCCCCGGCGTGGCCGGTGGGCACTTCATGGCCGGCGACACCGAGCCGTACCCGGGCGCGGTGGGGTTGCTGGTGCTCGCCGGTTGGGCGAGCGCCGCCCTGCTGCTCGGCCGGGCCGCCCTGCGCCGCCGCGACGCCTGA
- a CDS encoding cytochrome P450 has protein sequence MLFSGGASEVEAPWPDVAEVTDHVGVRHLVVTRHALVREVLADPVRYRPDNALDAVTPMPATALRVLAGHRFRLPPTLANNSAASHPEIRAIVADALHPARVAAQRQWLTALVRERVARLRAALDAGEAVDLYADLAADLPLLVLARLVELPDAPVGAVKEFARAALELFWAPLDGDRQMALATEVGRFHGVLREFAATGGGLAAELRAGGHPPDVVVGALFFLLVAGQETTSQFLTLLLHRLAGEQAVRAGLRTGDVAVADVVEEGLRLEPPIVTWRRVAAVDGTLGGTAVPAGASIVLWLARAGRDPAIVEAPDEFRPGQRGSRRHLAFGAGTHRCVGDVLARMEAAVVVAEATSLLDGVTVVRPPWCPDNLTFRMPDAFVIRRRPEGTGLTGS, from the coding sequence GTGCTGTTCTCCGGCGGGGCGTCCGAGGTCGAGGCACCCTGGCCGGACGTCGCCGAGGTGACCGACCACGTCGGCGTACGTCACCTCGTCGTCACCCGGCACGCGCTGGTCCGCGAGGTCCTCGCCGACCCGGTCCGCTACCGGCCGGACAACGCCCTGGACGCGGTGACCCCGATGCCGGCGACCGCCCTGCGGGTGCTCGCCGGGCACCGGTTCCGGCTGCCGCCGACGCTTGCGAACAACTCCGCCGCCAGCCATCCGGAGATCCGGGCGATCGTCGCCGACGCGCTGCACCCCGCACGGGTCGCGGCGCAGCGCCAGTGGCTCACCGCTCTGGTCCGGGAGCGGGTGGCCCGGCTGCGCGCCGCGCTCGACGCCGGCGAGGCTGTCGACCTGTACGCGGACCTCGCCGCCGACCTGCCCCTGCTGGTGCTGGCCCGGCTGGTCGAGCTGCCGGACGCGCCGGTCGGCGCGGTCAAGGAGTTCGCCCGTGCGGCGCTGGAGCTGTTCTGGGCGCCCCTGGACGGCGACCGGCAAATGGCGCTCGCCACCGAGGTGGGCCGTTTCCACGGCGTCCTGCGCGAGTTCGCGGCCACCGGCGGCGGCCTGGCCGCCGAGCTGCGCGCGGGCGGCCACCCGCCGGACGTGGTGGTCGGCGCGCTCTTCTTCCTGCTGGTCGCCGGCCAGGAGACCACGTCGCAGTTCCTCACCCTGCTGCTGCACCGGCTGGCCGGCGAACAGGCGGTACGCGCCGGCCTGCGCACCGGCGACGTCGCGGTCGCCGACGTCGTCGAGGAGGGCCTGCGCCTCGAACCGCCAATCGTCACGTGGCGGCGCGTCGCGGCGGTCGACGGCACGCTTGGCGGAACCGCCGTGCCGGCGGGCGCCAGCATCGTGCTGTGGCTGGCCCGCGCCGGCCGGGACCCGGCGATCGTCGAGGCCCCCGACGAGTTCCGTCCGGGGCAGCGCGGGTCGCGCCGGCACCTGGCGTTCGGGGCGGGCACGCACCGCTGCGTCGGGGACGTCCTGGCCCGGATGGAGGCGGCCGTGGTGGTGGCCGAGGCGACGTCACTGCTCGACGGGGTGACAGTGGTCCGACCGCCCTGGTGCCCGGACAATCTCACCTTCCGGATGCCGGACGCCTTCGTGATCCGCCGTCGGCCGGAGGGGACCGGGCTGACCGGATCCTGA
- a CDS encoding polysaccharide deacetylase family protein, with product MSVTPARRILTAATLLALLALSACTAGPVFHARQITAAPPSPSAPVPTPSTPPSPSAAPTTTAPPAPKSLDWYVSQAPTFAEAPPPQPVPLTATGAIPFWHRLPTDQKVAFITIDDGGLARPPAVADFIWRAHIPVTMFLNSPAAEEHDQYFRQIQVAGGIVENHTIRHTSLAGRSYDYQKQEICGAADRLETLFGKRATLFRPPFGEYDSTTLTAARDCGAKAVLHWSETVHEGKVRYQTPEKVVQPGDVLLMHFRPALMDDLLAALKAIHRAGLTPALLEDYIR from the coding sequence GTGTCCGTCACCCCTGCCCGTCGGATCCTCACCGCCGCAACGCTTCTGGCCCTGCTGGCGCTGAGCGCCTGCACAGCCGGACCGGTGTTCCACGCCCGGCAGATCACCGCGGCCCCGCCGAGCCCGTCGGCCCCGGTGCCCACGCCGTCGACCCCGCCGTCCCCGTCGGCCGCGCCGACGACGACGGCCCCGCCCGCCCCCAAGAGCCTGGACTGGTACGTGTCCCAGGCGCCGACCTTTGCCGAAGCGCCGCCTCCGCAGCCGGTGCCGCTGACCGCGACCGGAGCGATCCCGTTCTGGCACCGCCTGCCGACCGACCAGAAGGTCGCCTTCATCACCATCGACGATGGTGGGCTGGCTCGCCCGCCCGCGGTGGCCGACTTCATCTGGCGGGCGCACATCCCGGTCACGATGTTCCTGAACTCACCGGCGGCCGAGGAGCACGACCAGTACTTCCGGCAGATCCAGGTGGCCGGCGGGATCGTCGAGAACCACACGATCAGGCACACCTCGCTTGCCGGCCGGTCGTACGACTACCAGAAGCAGGAGATCTGCGGCGCCGCGGACAGGCTGGAGACGCTGTTCGGCAAGCGGGCGACCCTGTTCCGCCCCCCGTTCGGCGAGTACGACAGCACCACGCTGACCGCCGCGCGGGACTGCGGCGCGAAGGCGGTCCTGCACTGGTCCGAGACCGTCCACGAGGGCAAGGTGCGCTACCAGACCCCGGAGAAGGTGGTCCAGCCCGGCGACGTGCTGCTGATGCACTTCCGACCGGCGCTGATGGACGACCTCCTCGCGGCGCTGAAGGCGATCCACCGGGCGGGGCTCACCCCGGCGCTGCTGGAGGACTACATCCGCTGA
- a CDS encoding M36 family metallopeptidase, with protein MPQPEWSPPMSRRRRRLIAVLATTATIAALLPTGASTAAPAGTPSTPRSSGPFAEGNHEPADLDNRSGTAAPDARQRGLARAADPDVRWNRFGTPQALGPGRTPLATGLPTDPEAAARAYLTANRDLYGMDAATVADLERVLVRPIGSGAVVTLRQRFGDLPAGPDGLVTLAVSGGSVLAVNSSLASDTSAPAPASRTAEQAYADALADAGLTATAVASHTVRAVAVPTPLDGPRAAYEVTMIGADADHPAAFTSYVDGSTGKVLVREDLVDFDSDNPSWAVFPATPPRDLAAGQDPRVRWCGDPAPGCQAAYRDPATGQPWDVDAATGTPTFTSRGNSANTVLSWGNNTPVVPATPSPERRYEYPFTDQWHQAKCNPEVFTSAQRNDADAAIGNLFVMHNRMHDWAYQLGFTESAWNLQAVNLTPAGLGGDAEQGRAQQGALTGNRNNANQGTGRDGQPPTTNMYLWQPQAGGPYPPCVDGDYDMTVIGHEYTHAITNRMIAGPDSGISGHQGGAMGESWGDLLAAEYLYQNGLRAPGETPFVTGGYVTGNLVSGIRNYDLSRSPLNYSDIGYNTGGPAVHADGEIWGATNYRVRAALVKRYGLGTGGRQVECAQGRVAADNCPGNRRWSQLVFDSFLLQAASQVSMLDMRDNMLTADLLRFGGANQDLIWAEFARSGMGRDAATNGAADTDPTPSFASPRGGNATLTLRPRGDSADAPIRVYVGAYEARATPIADTDPATPIPDTLELVAGTYDLLAVAPGFGHQRLSVVADAGRTGYVDLRLSRNLASTASGATITGDGVNLDRVADDTEATNWASLDGVAGRQLTVDLPGDGPQSVKRVNVSAMLRPAITGDADTGSQNALSALRSFAVSACDATTTDCADPARWQRIYTSAGDAFPGGAYRAYSRDINLRTFAVPTTLATHLRLEVLASQCTGGPQYAGEQDADPATTTDCATASPARAQVRIAEFQAFTK; from the coding sequence CGCCGCGCTGCTACCCACCGGCGCGAGCACCGCGGCCCCCGCCGGGACGCCGTCCACCCCACGCTCGTCCGGGCCGTTCGCCGAGGGCAACCACGAGCCCGCCGACCTCGACAACCGCTCCGGTACGGCGGCACCCGACGCCCGCCAGCGCGGCCTGGCCCGCGCCGCCGATCCCGACGTGCGGTGGAACCGGTTCGGCACCCCGCAGGCGCTCGGCCCCGGTCGTACCCCGCTCGCCACCGGACTGCCCACCGACCCGGAGGCCGCCGCCCGCGCCTACCTGACCGCCAACCGCGACCTGTACGGGATGGACGCCGCGACGGTGGCCGACCTGGAACGGGTGCTGGTCCGACCGATCGGCAGCGGCGCCGTGGTGACCCTGCGGCAGCGCTTCGGCGACCTGCCGGCCGGGCCCGACGGCCTGGTCACACTCGCGGTCTCCGGCGGCTCGGTGCTCGCCGTCAACTCCTCGCTGGCCAGCGACACCAGCGCCCCCGCGCCGGCCAGCCGCACCGCCGAGCAGGCGTACGCCGACGCCCTCGCCGACGCCGGGCTGACCGCGACGGCGGTGGCCAGCCACACCGTGCGCGCCGTGGCCGTGCCCACCCCGCTGGACGGACCCCGGGCCGCCTACGAGGTGACCATGATCGGCGCGGACGCCGACCACCCTGCCGCCTTCACCAGCTACGTGGACGGCAGCACCGGAAAGGTGCTGGTCCGCGAGGACCTCGTCGACTTCGACTCGGACAACCCGAGCTGGGCGGTCTTCCCGGCCACCCCGCCCCGCGACCTCGCCGCCGGGCAGGACCCCCGGGTGCGCTGGTGCGGCGACCCGGCCCCCGGCTGCCAGGCCGCCTACCGGGACCCGGCCACCGGCCAGCCGTGGGACGTCGACGCGGCCACCGGCACACCTACCTTCACCTCGCGCGGCAACTCGGCCAACACCGTGCTCTCCTGGGGCAACAACACCCCTGTCGTCCCGGCCACCCCCAGCCCGGAGCGCCGCTACGAGTACCCGTTCACCGACCAGTGGCACCAGGCGAAGTGCAACCCGGAGGTGTTCACGTCCGCGCAGCGCAACGACGCGGACGCGGCCATCGGCAACCTCTTCGTCATGCACAACCGCATGCACGACTGGGCGTACCAGTTGGGCTTCACCGAGTCGGCGTGGAACCTCCAGGCGGTCAACCTGACCCCGGCCGGGCTGGGCGGCGACGCCGAGCAGGGCCGCGCCCAGCAGGGGGCGCTGACCGGCAACCGCAACAACGCCAACCAGGGCACCGGGCGCGACGGCCAGCCGCCGACCACGAACATGTACCTGTGGCAGCCCCAGGCCGGCGGCCCGTACCCGCCGTGCGTGGACGGCGACTACGACATGACGGTGATCGGCCACGAGTACACGCACGCCATCACCAACCGGATGATCGCCGGCCCGGACAGCGGGATCAGCGGCCACCAGGGCGGGGCGATGGGTGAGTCGTGGGGCGACCTGCTCGCCGCCGAGTACCTGTACCAGAACGGGCTGCGCGCGCCCGGCGAGACGCCCTTCGTCACCGGCGGCTACGTCACAGGCAACCTGGTCAGCGGCATCCGCAACTACGACCTGAGCCGCAGCCCGCTTAACTACTCCGACATCGGCTACAACACAGGCGGTCCGGCCGTGCACGCCGACGGGGAGATCTGGGGCGCCACCAACTACCGGGTCCGCGCGGCGCTCGTCAAGCGGTACGGCCTCGGCACCGGCGGGCGGCAGGTGGAGTGCGCACAGGGCAGGGTGGCCGCGGACAACTGCCCGGGCAACAGGCGCTGGTCGCAACTGGTCTTCGACTCGTTCCTGCTCCAGGCCGCCAGCCAGGTCAGCATGCTCGACATGCGCGACAACATGCTCACCGCCGACCTGCTGCGCTTCGGGGGCGCGAACCAGGACCTGATCTGGGCCGAGTTCGCGCGCTCCGGGATGGGCCGCGACGCCGCCACCAACGGCGCCGCGGACACCGACCCGACGCCGAGCTTCGCCTCGCCGCGCGGCGGCAACGCGACGCTCACCCTGCGCCCCCGCGGGGACAGCGCCGACGCGCCGATCCGGGTGTACGTCGGGGCGTACGAGGCGCGGGCCACCCCCATCGCGGACACCGACCCGGCGACGCCCATCCCGGACACGCTGGAGCTGGTGGCCGGCACGTACGACCTGCTGGCCGTCGCGCCCGGCTTCGGGCACCAGCGGCTCAGCGTGGTCGCCGACGCCGGCCGGACCGGCTACGTGGACCTGCGGTTGAGTCGCAACCTCGCGTCCACGGCCTCCGGGGCCACGATCACCGGCGACGGGGTCAACCTGGACCGGGTCGCCGACGACACCGAGGCGACGAACTGGGCCTCCCTGGACGGGGTGGCCGGCCGGCAGCTCACCGTGGACCTGCCGGGCGACGGCCCGCAGTCGGTCAAGCGGGTGAACGTCAGCGCGATGCTGCGGCCCGCGATCACCGGGGACGCCGACACCGGCAGTCAGAACGCGCTCAGCGCGCTGCGCTCGTTCGCGGTGTCCGCGTGCGACGCGACGACCACCGACTGCGCGGATCCGGCGCGCTGGCAGCGGATCTACACAAGCGCTGGCGACGCGTTCCCCGGCGGGGCGTACCGGGCGTACAGCCGCGACATCAACCTGCGGACGTTCGCGGTGCCCACCACCCTCGCCACCCACCTGCGCCTGGAGGTGCTGGCCAGTCAGTGCACAGGCGGCCCGCAGTACGCCGGTGAGCAGGACGCCGACCCGGCCACGACGACTGACTGCGCGACCGCCAGCCCGGCCCGTGCCCAGGTCCGGATCGCCGAGTTCCAGGCGTTCACGAAGTGA
- a CDS encoding sensor histidine kinase — protein MRILDRSLPGRWRRPLLDVLLWAVVVAPIAAARLTPPYPRFDVALLLGSLALLAVAVASARRLPLVGLLLVVLGSLVDGNFVFAIPVFSYLCGRRSAGAAPAAVLFGVIALGGTVLNLGLLGTGAATWFLLASVLLFAGVFPWLVGRYRRQQQALADAGRRHVEALTRERRGAAERIRLRERARIAEEMHDSLGHDLSLIAVRAAALELAEDLAPKHRTAVGELRASVAAATERLHGIIGVLREEGGPAGVRPVGETVVDLVAGAREAGMAVRLDAPPDTVELPGMTGSAAHQVVREALTNAARYAPGASVTVTLVRNADGVEVRVRNASAPAGPLPRPASSGSGLLALAERVRLAGGVLDAGPSPDCGFAVRARLPLPAESRSGAGWSGLPLPVGAVVDATFDGAAVVGGGPELPADAERRLREARRRARRSLLTALAAPAGFGLVLSLLYYSFATAGTVLDESAYDRMRPGTERADLHGLPRRQLTPPLGVSAPGCEYYTDGNFPLAEPTWRLCFTDGRLASKERIAS, from the coding sequence GTGAGGATCCTGGACCGGTCGCTGCCGGGGCGGTGGCGGCGTCCGCTGCTGGACGTGCTGCTCTGGGCGGTGGTGGTCGCCCCGATCGCGGCTGCCCGGCTGACTCCGCCGTACCCGCGTTTCGACGTGGCGTTGCTGCTCGGCTCGCTGGCGTTGCTGGCGGTCGCTGTGGCGTCGGCGCGGCGCCTGCCGCTGGTGGGGTTGTTGCTGGTGGTGCTCGGTTCGCTTGTGGACGGTAACTTCGTCTTCGCCATCCCGGTGTTCAGCTATCTGTGCGGGCGGCGCAGTGCGGGCGCCGCGCCGGCGGCCGTGCTGTTCGGCGTGATCGCCCTCGGCGGCACGGTGCTGAACCTGGGGTTGCTCGGCACCGGGGCGGCGACCTGGTTCCTGCTCGCTTCGGTGCTGCTGTTCGCCGGGGTGTTCCCGTGGCTGGTGGGCCGCTACCGGCGGCAGCAGCAGGCTCTTGCCGACGCCGGGCGACGGCACGTCGAGGCGCTGACGCGCGAGCGGCGGGGCGCGGCGGAGCGGATCCGTCTGCGGGAGCGGGCCCGCATCGCCGAGGAGATGCACGACTCGCTCGGTCACGACCTCAGCCTGATCGCGGTGCGGGCTGCCGCGTTGGAGCTGGCCGAGGACCTCGCCCCGAAGCACCGGACGGCGGTGGGGGAGCTGCGGGCAAGCGTCGCGGCGGCGACCGAACGGCTGCACGGCATCATCGGGGTGCTCCGGGAGGAGGGCGGTCCGGCAGGCGTCCGCCCGGTGGGGGAGACCGTCGTCGACCTGGTGGCCGGGGCCCGCGAGGCCGGGATGGCGGTACGCCTGGACGCCCCGCCCGACACCGTGGAGTTGCCCGGGATGACCGGGTCCGCCGCCCATCAGGTGGTGCGGGAGGCGCTCACCAACGCGGCCCGGTACGCCCCGGGCGCATCGGTGACCGTGACCCTCGTTCGGAACGCTGACGGGGTGGAGGTGCGGGTGCGTAACGCGTCGGCGCCGGCTGGCCCGCTGCCCCGGCCGGCCTCGTCGGGGAGCGGCCTGCTCGCCCTCGCCGAGCGGGTCCGGCTGGCCGGTGGCGTGCTGGATGCCGGCCCGTCCCCCGACTGTGGCTTCGCGGTGCGCGCCCGGCTGCCGCTGCCCGCCGAATCGCGCTCCGGCGCGGGGTGGTCGGGGTTGCCCCTCCCGGTGGGCGCCGTGGTCGACGCGACGTTCGACGGTGCCGCCGTGGTCGGCGGTGGCCCGGAACTGCCGGCGGACGCCGAGCGTCGGCTGCGCGAGGCGCGTCGTCGGGCTCGGCGCAGCCTGCTGACGGCGCTCGCCGCCCCGGCCGGTTTCGGGCTCGTCCTGTCGCTGCTCTACTACTCGTTCGCCACGGCCGGGACGGTGTTGGACGAGTCGGCGTACGACCGGATGCGGCCCGGGACCGAGCGCGCCGACCTGCACGGGTTGCCCCGGCGGCAGCTCACCCCGCCGCTCGGTGTGTCGGCGCCGGGGTGCGAGTACTACACCGACGGCAACTTCCCCCTCGCCGAGCCGACGTGGCGGCTCTGTTTCACCGACGGCCGACTGGCCAGCAAGGAGCGGATCGCATCGTGA
- a CDS encoding response regulator: MIRAGVRAILAADPGIEVVAEAGDGRAAVELVRAHRPRVALLDIRMPRLDGLAAAAEIHRVAPATATLMLTTFGEDDHVARALGHGASGFLLKSGDPRELIAGVHAVADGGAYLSPRVARRVIELGAGRLARRPAARDRTAGLTEREREVLALVGAGLSNAEIARRLHLVEGTVKSYLTSIFTRLDVRNRVQAAILAYEAGLVEQ, from the coding sequence ATGATCCGGGCCGGCGTCCGGGCCATCCTCGCCGCCGATCCGGGCATCGAGGTGGTCGCCGAGGCTGGCGACGGGCGGGCCGCGGTGGAGTTGGTGCGCGCGCACCGACCTCGGGTGGCGTTGCTGGACATCCGGATGCCCCGGTTGGACGGACTGGCCGCGGCGGCCGAGATCCACCGGGTCGCGCCGGCCACCGCGACGCTCATGTTGACGACCTTCGGCGAGGACGACCACGTGGCCCGGGCGCTCGGCCACGGCGCGAGCGGGTTCCTGCTCAAGTCCGGCGACCCGCGCGAGCTGATCGCCGGGGTGCACGCGGTAGCGGACGGCGGGGCGTACCTGTCGCCGCGGGTGGCCCGCCGGGTGATCGAGCTGGGGGCCGGACGGCTGGCCCGCCGACCGGCCGCGCGGGACCGGACGGCCGGGCTGACCGAGCGGGAACGGGAGGTGCTGGCCCTGGTCGGGGCGGGGCTCTCCAACGCGGAGATCGCCCGCCGGCTGCACCTGGTGGAGGGCACCGTGAAGAGCTATCTGACAAGCATCTTCACCCGGCTGGACGTGCGTAACCGGGTGCAGGCGGCGATCCTCGCGTACGAGGCGGGGCTTGTCGAGCAGTGA